A window of Bacillus toyonensis BCT-7112 genomic DNA:
TTTACTTTGCGTGTTTGTCACCGTTCTCATCCTCTCTCGTTACATGTTGTCGTTGCATTTTTTTCGGCTTTGGATCATGAGGTCGTTCCCAAAACGACCAAATTGGGAGTCTTACAAAAGAATCTTTCATATCCTTTAGCCGCATTGGTGCAAGGGGAGAAAGGTAAGGTGTATGAAAAGAATGGAGCTGACATAGGTGAACGAAAGTTATAATTAGACCGAATGATATTCCTATATATTCGAATATAGCAGCAAGAATCATTAATGGAAAACGAAGAATTCGAACTGCTGAACTCATATCGTTTGATGGAACGAGAAAAGATGAGATTGCAGTTAAAGCTACAACGATGATCATCGTATAAGAAACAAGTCCGGCTTTTACAATCGCATCACCAATTACTAAACCGCCTACAATACCGATTGTTTGTCCAACGCGGCTCGGCAGACGAATACCAGCTTCCCGTAATAACTCGAAAATTAACTCCATTAAGAGAGCCTCAAAAATGGGGGGAAGTGGTACTTTTTCTAATGAAGCTTTAATTGTATAAACGAGTTCAAGTGGCAACACATCAGGATGAAAAGCAACTGTTGCGATATATATAGCTGGTAAGAGAAAGGCTATTAAAAAACTCACTAAGCGAATCATTCGGACGAATGAACCGACAATCCAGCGATTATTATAATCATCAGGTGATTGATAGAAAGCGAATAACGTAACAGGTACGATGAGCGCTGTTGGATCTCCGTCAGATAAAATAGCAACTCGTCCTTCCATTAAATTAGCGGCGGTTCTATCTGGGCGTTCTGTATTTAATTGCTGCGGGAAGGGTGAGAAAGATGTATCTTCTATAAATTCCTGTATGTAGCCTGGTGGCATGAGTGCGTCTGTCTTAATCATTTCCAATCTTCTTTTTACTTCTGCAACGAGATCGTCATTAGCTATATTTTGAATATAAGCAATTGCCACTTTCGTGTGCATTTCTTCACCAAGTGTGAAATATTTAACGACGACATTTGGACTTTTTATGAGTTTACGAATAGAAGCTAAATTGGTTGCTAAATCTTCTACAAACCCGGTATGTGGTCCACGTACTATCCGGCTCTGTTATATCTCTTTTTAAAGATAGAGCTGTTTCGAAAATACAAAAACTATCAACATGTTCATGAAAATATAATGACTTTCCTTGTAATAAAAGCTGCACCCCATAATTTAAATTCGTTTCTTTTTTCATATTTAATGTGGAAAAAGCTTTATCTAAAGCCAAATCCGATCGTGTTAATAAAGGCTCGAGAGCTAATTGATGAATTAAATTTGGATCTGCTAAAGATTCGAGATATATAATGGTTCCTTTTCCGTTTTGAAAAGGGATATCTAATTTTTTTATATCATCTGAATGACAGAGTTTATTTTCAATGTAATTAATATTTTCCGGAAGCGATGGAAACATATGCTTTTGATTTTCACTCTTTTGTTGTTCTTTTTGCTCTGTCATAATTTCCACCTCTTTTAGAATAAAGTCGCTTCTGTTAATTTTTGCTTTTTGTGAGAAATTTATGCTTGTATTATTTGAAAATAAGTAGCTTGAAAGTTACGTTACGTCATCTTTTAAAATAAAGAAAATGAGAAGTAGGGGATGGAAAGAAAGTATATATTAGATTAGCGGTGTTGATATAAATCTTTTGTACTATAGAGGATAAGCCTAGCGGTATAAATAATTACATCATTCGATGAATAGGAAATTTATGAAAGGCAATTTATACTATTAGTATTGTGTCTTGCCTTTTTAGGTGCAGTACACAGCCGGTGATTGGCTAGTGGAGGTTCTTCCATTTTGCCAGTGCCGGTTTTTTATTGGATAATAGAGAAAATAAAGTTCTATAAAGAAAGAAGGGGTTGTTTTGAAAGCTGTAAATTCTATCTTTATGAGAGAAAAGATTGCTAGTTCTTATCTTTATTTTATTTCTTTTCTTGGTTTGGTTACTATAACTATATCTTTACTTGAAATTAAAATCCCTTCTCATCCAACAATACTAATATTGTTATTAATATTTATGGGGATTGCAGAGTATTTTCCTGTACGATTTTGGAGAGGGACTAGCTCGCTTACCTTTCCGATAATTTACGCTATGAGTTGGCAGTTTGGAATCCATATAACTATTATTTCTATTGTACTCGTTACGCTAATTATTCACCTGCACCGCCGTTCACCGATACAAAGAATGTTATTTAATAGTACTCAGCATGCACTTAGTTTAATCTTGGCCGAATGGTTTTCAAACAAATGTATGTCCTTATTAATTAACAAAATAGATATATCAGTTCTGTATGGAAATTTAATATCTTTGTTATTATTTTGCGTGTTTTTTGTTTTTTCAACAATCGTTTTTACGATTTGTTAATGATACTCCTTCCGCAGCCATATTCAATCTATCAGTGGTATAAAAAAACTGTAACGGTATTTCTTTGCGAAACTTTTGGTTTCTCTTATGCGGCACTGATGCACGTATTAATTAGTACATATAGTGTGGAAGTAAACGAGATTACAGTACTGTTTTTCTTTTTTCCACTTGTAGCAACTTCCGTTATTAGTTCTTTTTCTGTACGGATAAGGATGGAGAAGGAACGATTATATGAGTTATTTCTTATTACGACCGAAATTAGTCGAGGATTAACCGGAGGAAACTTGAAACATATTAAACAAGCACTTAAAGGTTTTTTTGGTATACAAGCATATGTAATATGGACAAAAGATGATGGGAACTGGAATATTCTATTAAAAGATGGGAAAGTCCGCCTAGATTTATCTGATGATTCAGAAAAGTATGGGGCGTTTGAGGAACTTTCTAAAAATCTTGTATTTAATGATTGGAAAATTGGTACGGCTCCTGGAGATGAAATATTTGATAATGTTATACGCTCACTTGTATATTTTCCTCTTATAGTAAATGATGAATTAGTCGGAATGTTTGTTGCAGGGAAAAGTAGAAATGCGGGTTTCTTTCCGGAAGATGTACAGTCGTTAGCTACATTTTCTAACCAATTAGCTAACGTTGTTAAAACAAGGATATTGATTTCTGAACAGGAAAAAAGAATGATCTTAGAAGAAAGAAATAGAATCGCCCGTGAAATTCACGATGGTATTGCGCAAACATTAGCCGGGGTGATATTCCAACTAGAATCCGCGCAGAAAAAATACCGTGATAAACCAAAAGATATGCAGCAAATAGTAGAGAAAAGTATAAAAGATTTAAGAGGAAGCTTAGGAGACGTTCGCTATTCTATTTATGCTTTAAAACCATATCCGACACAACAATTAGGGCTAAAGCAGGCGATAGCAAGTAAAATAAAATCTTTAAAACAAGAATATGAACTAGATATTACATATCATGAAAGAGGTCATGCACGTGCGCTTAGCTTTTCAAAAGAAAGGGTTATTTTTGATACATTACAAGAGAGTTTGCAAAACATTGTAAAACATGCACAAGCAGACAAGACTGATGTTTTACTTAGCTATCAAAGTGAGCACGTGCTTTTAAGGGTTAAGGATAATGGGATTGGCTTTTCACTATTTGAGTCTATGGTTAAAACGAAGAATGAGCCACATTATGGTATATTACATATGAATGAACAAGCTGAACAATTAGGGGCTACTTTACAGATTGATAGTTCTGTAGGGAAAGGGACAAAAATTACACTATTAATTCCAGATTCACAAACAAGGGGTGCGTAAAATGATTAAAATATTAGTAGTGGATGATCATGCTTTTTTACGAGACGCAATTCGGAACATACTAGAGGATGAATCTGATATGAAAGTGGTTGGAGAAGCTAGCTCTGGGGACGGAGTATTGGGAAAAGTAGAAGAATGCAGACCAGATTGTATTTTGATGGATATTAATCTTCCGGGGAAAAATGGGATTGAAGCTACAGATTTGGTGAAAAAAAATTATCCGAATTGCCGAGTACTTGTGTTTACAATGTATGAGCATGATGAATATTTAATGGATGCACTCCAGGCTGGTGCTGATGGTTATTTATTGAAAGATTCATCATCGGAGCAGGTAGTAGCAGCAATCCGGATGTTATATCGAGGGGATTCAGTTATTCATCCGCGTATGACTAAAAAATTAATTACATATCATCAGCAAAAAATGAAATTAGAATCAAATGAAAATGAACTGACGGAACGTGAAAAGGAAATTCTTTTTGAATTAGTAAAGGGACTTAGTAATAAAGAAATCGCTGAAGCTCTATATATTAGTGATAA
This region includes:
- a CDS encoding response regulator, encoding MIKILVVDDHAFLRDAIRNILEDESDMKVVGEASSGDGVLGKVEECRPDCILMDINLPGKNGIEATDLVKKNYPNCRVLVFTMYEHDEYLMDALQAGADGYLLKDSSSEQVVAAIRMLYRGDSVIHPRMTKKLITYHQQKMKLESNENELTEREKEILFELVKGLSNKEIAEALYISDKTVKIHINKIFKKLNVKSRSQAVIYAVRNQLVPLD